GCGTCACGCCGAAGGCCCTCGGTGTAACGCAGATCACCGATCGTCGTCTAGTACGGTGAGAGGAAGGGCGCCGTTTCGCTACTGGCACGCGTCGCCCACCGTCACTGATCTGGCTCATTTCATTCAACTGCCGTGCCCCAACTCGACCGTGTGCTGCCGCGCCTTGAAGCCGGTGCCGCCACTCACGTCATCCTCGAAGCCGACGAACCGATCCGCTGCCAGACCCCCACGGGGCTGCAGGCGGTGACGCAACAGGCCCTCACCCGACAGCAGGTCCTCGCCCTGGTGTCGGAGGTCGCGGCACCCGATGAACGCGAATGGGTGGCCGAAGCGCAGGGCATTCGGTTGCTGTATACCTGGAATGCGCAGCGCTATCTGGTGGCGCAGGACAACGAGTCGCCCACGCTCAAGCTGATGATCCGCAAGTGGGTGGACAAAGCAGGTCCCCGCGACCCGGAAGCCCCCACCACGCAACGACACCTGAAGCGTCGCGCCACCGACCGACCCTATGGCTCGTTCGACGGTGAATCACCGGCCCGAGACGCCCTGGAGCGGCTGCTGCGTCTGCAGGTGGAACGCGGCGCGGCCGACCTGCATCTGCGCACGGGTGAACCGCCCATTCTCCGGCTCGGTGGCGATCTGCTGCGCATCGATGGTGAAGCGCCGGTGGAGAGCGAGGAAATCTCCGGCATGCTCTGGTCCATCATGCCCGACAAGAACAAAGGCGAGTTCGACGAAAACTGGGACACCGACTTCGCCTACGAAATCGCCGGTGTCTCGCGCTTTCGGGTGAACGTGTTGCGCGACCGGCACGGCGTGGCGGCCGTCATTCGGACCATCGCCACGGGAACGGTCACTGTGGAGCAGATGGGGATCACGCCGGAAGTGCAGGCGCTGTGCAATCTCACCAAGGGCCTCGTGCTGGTGACAGGTCCCACCGGATCCGGCAAGTCCACCACGTTGTGCGCGCTCGTCGACCTGATCAATCGCACCCGGTGCGATCACATCATCACCATCGAAGATCCGATCGAGTTTGTGCACCAGAGCAAGAAGTGCCTGATCACGCAGCGCCAGGTGGGCGTGCACACGCAGTCATTCAAGAGCGCCTTGCGCGCCGCATTGCGTGAAGATCCGGACATCGTGCTGGTGGGCGAACTCCGTGACCTGGAAACCATTGCCATTGCCATTGAAACGGCCGAAACGGGGCATCTGGTGTTCGGCACGCTGCACACGTCCACCGC
The Gemmatimonadaceae bacterium genome window above contains:
- a CDS encoding type IV pilus twitching motility protein PilT; amino-acid sequence: MIRKWVDKAGPRDPEAPTTQRHLKRRATDRPYGSFDGESPARDALERLLRLQVERGAADLHLRTGEPPILRLGGDLLRIDGEAPVESEEISGMLWSIMPDKNKGEFDENWDTDFAYEIAGVSRFRVNVLRDRHGVAAVIRTIATGTVTVEQMGITPEVQALCNLTKGLVLVTGPTGSGKSTTLCALVDLINRTRCDHIITIEDPIEFVHQSKKCLITQRQVGVHTQSFKSALRAALREDPDIVLVGELRDLETIAIAIETAETGHLVFGTLHTSTAASTINRIVDQFPADRQEQIRIMLAESLKGVISQTLCKKIGGGRIAAREILLVNKAVSSMIREGKTMQIPNIIQTQRKLGMETLNDALLTLVKTRQVEPEEAYVRAVEKKDMAVKLRGIGHPIEVAGSEE